Proteins encoded within one genomic window of Conchiformibius steedae:
- a CDS encoding aldose 1-epimerase has protein sequence MFSAEYDAGYARLQAHQRHDVYIFTFGAVLNRFALFHQGHWHNVIAAYADEHDARARITERFASAKLSPFACRLKHGHYHFNGTDYHTGSHHLNGHAIHGLLYNAEFAVTRIGSNATGAWVELSHDYTGNINGYPFPYRITVRYELNENGLTLCTEVQNHSNQPMPLADGWHPYFTLGGQADDWTLQLNAKHRLQFDNDLLPTGNRVDDTRFTAPASLQNAELDHCFILANHDTPACVLQNNLYRFSISPDASYPFMQVYLPPQRDSIALENLSGAPDCFNNGIGLITLPAGASHRFSTVYQLQHLESA, from the coding sequence ATGTTTTCCGCCGAATACGATGCAGGTTATGCCCGTTTGCAAGCCCACCAACGCCACGACGTGTATATTTTTACCTTTGGCGCAGTTTTAAACCGTTTTGCCCTGTTTCATCAAGGGCATTGGCACAACGTTATCGCCGCCTATGCCGATGAACACGATGCCCGCGCCCGCATTACCGAACGTTTTGCTTCCGCCAAACTCAGCCCCTTTGCCTGCCGCCTCAAACACGGACATTATCATTTTAACGGTACCGATTACCACACAGGCAGCCACCACCTAAACGGACACGCCATACACGGCTTATTGTATAACGCCGAATTTGCCGTTACCCGCATTGGCAGCAACGCCACAGGCGCATGGGTGGAACTGAGCCACGATTACACAGGCAACATCAACGGCTATCCCTTCCCCTACCGCATCACTGTCCGTTACGAGCTAAATGAAAACGGCTTAACCCTTTGCACAGAAGTGCAGAACCACAGCAATCAACCCATGCCCTTGGCAGACGGCTGGCATCCCTACTTTACCCTAGGCGGGCAAGCTGATGATTGGACACTGCAACTCAACGCCAAGCACCGTTTACAGTTTGATAACGACCTGCTGCCCACAGGCAATAGAGTGGACGACACCCGTTTTACCGCGCCCGCATCCCTGCAAAATGCCGAGTTAGACCACTGTTTTATTTTAGCCAATCACGACACCCCCGCTTGCGTGTTGCAAAACAATCTCTACCGCTTCAGCATCAGCCCCGATGCCAGCTATCCCTTTATGCAAGTGTATCTACCCCCGCAGCGCGACAGCATTGCCCTAGAAAATTTAAGCGGCGCACCCGATTGTTTTAATAACGGTATCGGACTGATTACCCTGCCCGCAGGCGCGTCTCACCGCTTTAGCACCGTTTACCAATTGCAACACTTGGAATCCGCATGA
- the msbA gene encoding lipid A export permease/ATP-binding protein MsbA, with the protein MHTTPAAVLYRRLFVYLKNYLTLFLLAVLSMVVVAATMPLFARLMQPLIDEGFVAKNMAMMQWLPWAIVGLFVVRGVFNFINEYASSHISGHLVQTIRQELYAKLLRLPGNYFVRHSSGRVMSRIMNDAGQIADAGFNVITVIAKDGVSVVALLVYLLYLDWQLTLITLVALPAIGFCVRVLSRRLRHLSSQSQQFNGEMTQSLHESINGSRVIKIYGGQAHEQARFSRVAAEVRRNGVRQTAVSAASSGITLLMVAAALSLILYFAAQRAQQSGFSAGDFMSFLTAMIMMFDPIKRITGVMQSLQRGLAAAQSVFDFLDEAEEPADGTLPLSEPVGDIVFDNLVHRYPDAERNSLNGVSFTVPAGKVYALVGASGCGKTTLVNMLPRFFDPDSGSIRIGGLDIRQADIAALREKMALVSQDVVLFNGTIASNIAYGAQSSASETEIIAAAQAANAWEFIQALPQGLHTPIGENGMKLSGGQRQRIAIARALLKNAPILILDEATSALDNESERLVQAALEKLMAQRTTIVIAHRLSTVENADCIVVMHEGRVVEQGTHAELLAANGRYADLRRFQAA; encoded by the coding sequence ATGCACACCACCCCCGCCGCTGTTTTATACCGCAGGCTGTTTGTTTATTTAAAAAATTATTTAACGCTGTTTTTGCTGGCGGTGCTGTCGATGGTGGTGGTGGCTGCCACCATGCCTTTGTTTGCGCGTTTGATGCAGCCTTTGATTGACGAGGGCTTTGTTGCCAAAAATATGGCGATGATGCAGTGGCTGCCGTGGGCGATTGTGGGTTTGTTTGTGGTGCGCGGGGTATTTAATTTTATTAACGAATACGCCAGTAGCCATATTTCGGGGCATTTGGTGCAAACGATACGCCAAGAGCTGTATGCCAAATTATTGCGTTTGCCCGGTAATTATTTTGTGCGCCATTCCAGCGGGCGGGTGATGAGCCGTATTATGAACGATGCGGGACAGATTGCCGATGCGGGCTTTAATGTGATTACGGTAATTGCCAAAGACGGGGTGAGCGTGGTGGCATTGCTGGTGTATTTGCTGTATTTGGATTGGCAATTAACGCTGATTACGCTGGTGGCTTTGCCCGCTATTGGTTTTTGTGTGCGCGTACTCAGCCGCCGTTTGCGCCATCTGTCTTCGCAAAGCCAGCAGTTTAACGGCGAAATGACGCAGTCTTTGCATGAAAGCATCAACGGCAGCCGTGTAATTAAAATTTATGGCGGACAAGCGCACGAACAGGCGCGTTTTTCGCGGGTGGCAGCGGAAGTGCGCCGAAATGGGGTGCGTCAAACGGCGGTTTCGGCTGCCAGTTCGGGCATTACCCTGCTGATGGTGGCGGCGGCATTGTCGCTGATTTTGTATTTTGCCGCACAACGGGCGCAACAAAGCGGTTTTAGCGCGGGCGATTTTATGTCGTTTCTAACCGCCATGATTATGATGTTTGACCCCATCAAACGCATTACAGGCGTGATGCAGTCGCTACAGCGCGGTTTGGCGGCGGCGCAGAGCGTGTTTGATTTTTTAGACGAAGCCGAAGAGCCTGCAGACGGCACCTTGCCGCTGTCCGAACCTGTGGGCGATATTGTGTTTGATAATCTGGTGCACCGCTATCCCGATGCCGAGCGCAACAGCCTGAACGGTGTCAGTTTTACCGTGCCAGCAGGTAAAGTGTATGCGCTGGTGGGCGCATCGGGTTGTGGGAAAACCACTTTAGTCAATATGTTGCCACGCTTTTTTGACCCCGATTCGGGCAGCATCCGCATTGGCGGGTTGGATATCCGTCAAGCCGATATTGCCGCTTTGCGCGAAAAAATGGCATTGGTCAGCCAAGACGTAGTGTTGTTTAACGGCACCATCGCATCTAATATTGCCTACGGCGCACAAAGCAGCGCATCGGAAACCGAAATTATCGCCGCCGCCCAAGCCGCTAACGCATGGGAATTTATCCAAGCCCTGCCGCAAGGTTTACACACCCCCATTGGCGAAAACGGCATGAAACTTTCAGGCGGACAACGCCAGCGCATCGCCATTGCCCGCGCCCTGTTAAAAAACGCCCCCATTTTGATTTTGGACGAAGCCACCAGCGCACTCGACAACGAATCCGAACGTTTGGTACAAGCCGCTTTGGAAAAACTGATGGCACAGCGCACCACCATTGTGATTGCCCACCGTTTAAGCACCGTAGAAAACGCCGATTGCATTGTGGTGATGCACGAGGGCAGAGTGGTTGAGCAAGGCACACACGCAGAATTGCTTGCCGCCAACGGACGTTACGCCGATTTGCGCCGTTTTCAAGCCGCTTGA
- a CDS encoding ferredoxin--NADP reductase: MAAFNTQTVLSVHHWTDAYFTFTCTRDDSLRFENGQFVMIGLMVDGKPLLRAYSVASANWEEHLEFFSIKVQDGPLTSRLQHLKVGDEILVSKKPTGTLILGDLNPGKHLYLLSTGTGIAPFLSVTKDPEVYEQFEKVILVHGVRYQKDLAYYDRFTRELPEHEYLGEMVRDKLIYYPVVSREPFKHQGRLTDLMKSGKLFEDIGLPPMNAQDDRAMICGSMAMNRDTAAVLDSFGLTASPKMGQRGDYLIERAFVDQ, encoded by the coding sequence ATGGCAGCTTTTAATACCCAAACCGTTTTATCCGTCCACCACTGGACCGATGCCTACTTTACCTTTACCTGCACCCGCGACGACAGCCTGCGTTTTGAAAATGGTCAATTTGTGATGATTGGGCTGATGGTAGATGGCAAACCCCTGTTACGTGCCTACAGCGTTGCCAGCGCCAACTGGGAAGAACATCTTGAATTTTTTAGTATTAAAGTACAAGATGGTCCATTAACCAGCCGTTTGCAGCATTTAAAAGTGGGCGATGAAATTCTCGTCAGCAAAAAACCGACAGGCACGCTGATTTTGGGCGACTTAAACCCCGGTAAACACCTGTATCTGCTTTCTACCGGCACAGGCATTGCACCGTTTTTAAGCGTTACCAAAGACCCAGAAGTGTATGAACAATTTGAAAAAGTGATTTTGGTACACGGTGTGCGTTATCAAAAAGATTTGGCGTATTACGACCGCTTTACCCGCGAGCTGCCCGAACATGAATATTTGGGCGAGATGGTGCGCGACAAACTGATTTATTACCCTGTGGTGTCGCGTGAGCCGTTTAAACACCAAGGGCGTTTGACCGATTTAATGAAAAGCGGAAAACTGTTTGAAGACATCGGTTTACCGCCGATGAACGCCCAAGACGACCGTGCCATGATTTGCGGCAGTATGGCGATGAACCGCGATACTGCGGCGGTTTTGGACAGCTTTGGGCTGACCGCTTCGCCGAAAATGGGGCAGCGCGGCGATTATCTAATTGAGCGGGCATTTGTTGATCAATAA
- a CDS encoding RlmE family RNA methyltransferase, with translation MAQRSKSSKAWLHEHVNDPYVHRAQKDGYRARAAYKLLEINEKDKLIRAGTVLADLGSAPGSWSQVASQLVGTQGKVFALDILPMQPIDGVDFIQGDFREQAVLEQLEQLLNGRELDLVICDMAPNMAGNAVIDQTRSYYLCELALDFAAAHVKTGGALLVKVFQGAGFQAFQAAMREVFATVQTRKPDASRNRSSELYLLGRNKR, from the coding sequence ATGGCACAACGTTCCAAATCTTCCAAAGCATGGCTGCACGAGCATGTCAACGACCCTTATGTCCACCGCGCCCAAAAAGACGGCTATCGCGCCCGCGCTGCGTATAAATTATTGGAAATAAATGAAAAAGACAAGTTAATTCGCGCAGGAACGGTGTTGGCGGATTTGGGCAGTGCACCGGGGAGTTGGTCGCAAGTGGCATCGCAACTGGTTGGCACACAAGGAAAAGTGTTTGCGCTGGATATTTTGCCGATGCAGCCGATAGACGGCGTGGATTTTATCCAAGGCGATTTCCGTGAGCAGGCAGTGTTGGAGCAGCTGGAACAATTATTGAATGGGCGCGAACTTGACCTTGTAATTTGCGATATGGCACCCAATATGGCGGGAAATGCCGTGATTGACCAAACGCGCAGTTATTATTTGTGCGAATTGGCATTGGATTTTGCCGCTGCCCATGTGAAAACGGGTGGGGCGTTGTTGGTCAAAGTCTTTCAGGGAGCGGGATTTCAGGCATTTCAGGCGGCGATGCGCGAAGTGTTTGCCACCGTGCAAACGCGCAAGCCCGATGCTTCGCGTAATCGCTCCAGTGAGCTTTATCTATTGGGCAGAAATAAACGCTGA
- the ftsH gene encoding ATP-dependent zinc metalloprotease FtsH yields the protein MGNNTKNLLLWGAILLAIFAGVNAMQDKKADAQQIEYSQFLQQVRAGEVNNVNLEGSPVGYIIKGERNDSIKSKFSTNAPMDDKLVQTLEENKVRIKVTPEEKQGFLSSLFLSLLPVLLLIGVWIYFMRMQTGGGKGGAFSFGKSRARLLDKDANTVKFSDVAGCDEAKEEVQEIVDYLKEPGRYQTLGGRVPRGILLAGSPGTGKTLLAKAIAGEAGVPFFSISGSDFVEMFVGVGASRVRDMFEQAKKNAPCIIFIDEIDAVGRQRGAGLGGGNDEREQTLNQLLVEMDGFESNETVIVIAATNRPDVLDPALQRPGRFDRQVVVPLPDIRGREQILKVHAKKVPLHESVDLVTLARGTPGFSGADLANLVNEAALFAGRRNKAKVDQSDFEDAKDKIYMGPERRSMVMQEDEKRATAYHESGHAIVAESLPFTDPVHKVTIMPRGRALGLTWQLPERDRISMYKDQMLSQISILYGGRIAEDLYVGRISTGASNDFERATQIAREMVTRFGMSDKMGAMVYAENEGEVFLGRTVTRSQHISEKTQQEVDAEVRRILDEQYAVAYKILDENRDKMETMCKALMEWETIDRDQVREIMEGKQPSPPKDYSDNVRQNSEPEAAAPVAAEAKPEQAVADKDDHAPSAETVSAATAPQQPVETADNKTSDSETKA from the coding sequence GTGGGGAACAACACCAAGAATCTTTTGTTATGGGGTGCGATTTTGCTGGCGATTTTCGCTGGCGTCAACGCCATGCAGGACAAAAAAGCCGATGCGCAACAAATTGAGTACTCTCAATTTTTGCAGCAAGTGCGTGCTGGCGAAGTGAATAATGTTAATTTGGAAGGCTCGCCTGTAGGCTACATCATCAAGGGCGAGCGCAATGATTCCATCAAAAGTAAATTCAGTACCAATGCGCCGATGGATGATAAATTGGTACAAACTTTGGAAGAAAACAAGGTTCGTATTAAGGTAACGCCTGAAGAAAAACAGGGCTTTTTAAGCAGCTTGTTTTTGAGCCTGTTGCCTGTATTGCTGCTGATTGGCGTGTGGATTTATTTTATGCGTATGCAGACGGGCGGCGGCAAAGGCGGCGCGTTCTCGTTCGGTAAAAGCCGCGCCCGTTTGTTGGATAAAGACGCCAACACGGTGAAATTTTCTGATGTGGCGGGTTGCGATGAAGCCAAAGAGGAAGTTCAGGAAATTGTGGACTACCTGAAAGAACCAGGACGTTATCAGACTTTGGGCGGGCGTGTGCCGCGCGGTATTTTGCTGGCAGGCAGTCCTGGTACGGGTAAAACCCTGTTGGCAAAAGCCATTGCAGGCGAAGCGGGCGTGCCGTTTTTCAGCATTTCAGGCAGTGATTTTGTGGAAATGTTTGTTGGCGTGGGCGCAAGCCGTGTGCGCGATATGTTTGAACAAGCAAAGAAAAACGCACCTTGCATTATCTTTATTGACGAGATTGATGCAGTGGGTCGTCAGCGCGGTGCAGGTTTGGGCGGCGGTAACGACGAGCGCGAGCAAACCTTGAACCAGCTGTTGGTGGAAATGGATGGTTTTGAAAGCAATGAAACCGTGATTGTGATTGCCGCTACCAACCGCCCCGACGTGTTGGACCCTGCTTTGCAACGCCCCGGTCGTTTTGACCGTCAAGTGGTGGTGCCACTGCCCGATATTCGCGGACGTGAGCAGATTTTGAAAGTACACGCCAAAAAAGTGCCTTTGCACGAATCGGTGGATTTGGTGACGCTGGCACGCGGTACCCCTGGTTTTTCGGGTGCGGATTTGGCGAATTTGGTTAATGAAGCCGCGCTGTTTGCGGGTCGCCGCAACAAAGCCAAAGTGGACCAAAGCGATTTTGAAGATGCCAAAGACAAAATCTATATGGGTCCCGAGCGCCGCAGCATGGTGATGCAGGAAGACGAAAAACGCGCCACTGCCTACCACGAATCGGGTCACGCGATTGTGGCGGAAAGCCTGCCGTTTACCGACCCCGTGCATAAAGTCACCATTATGCCGCGTGGACGTGCCTTGGGTTTGACTTGGCAGCTGCCCGAACGCGACCGCATTAGCATGTACAAAGACCAAATGTTAAGCCAAATCAGTATCCTGTATGGTGGACGCATTGCCGAAGATTTGTATGTGGGACGCATTTCCACAGGCGCATCCAACGACTTTGAACGCGCTACCCAAATCGCCCGCGAAATGGTTACCCGTTTCGGCATGAGCGACAAAATGGGCGCGATGGTGTATGCAGAAAACGAAGGCGAAGTGTTTTTGGGACGGACTGTTACCCGCTCGCAACATATTTCCGAAAAAACCCAGCAGGAAGTGGATGCGGAAGTGCGCCGTATTTTGGACGAGCAATATGCCGTGGCGTATAAAATCTTGGACGAAAACCGCGACAAGATGGAAACCATGTGTAAAGCTTTGATGGAATGGGAAACCATTGACCGCGACCAAGTGCGCGAGATTATGGAAGGCAAACAGCCCAGCCCGCCCAAAGATTACAGCGACAATGTGCGTCAAAACAGCGAACCTGAAGCGGCT